The following proteins are encoded in a genomic region of Brachyspira pilosicoli:
- a CDS encoding VWA domain-containing protein: MIKLDDNINNTLNRWRLILGDFADNNIELQNGLSDINESLNFLYDREYSKEDGYYNDDNSTTTKGGKNKSNLTVPMWVSKIRKLFPKETVQIMQTHALNKYNLTEMITDENILKEMEPNMELLKNILTFRDMMDSNVKKLAYGIVRDIVEKLKRKMEQDIKKVFYGKKLPHSYTTQKKMFKNLDVKKTIRHNLKNYNTQNNTIFVDKLYFNNNIRNYNPWHIIILIDESGSMLDSVIYSSIMASIFANLPYLSVKLIIFDTSIVDLTDYVKDPVDTLLKVQLGGGTDIVNALEYAKKITAFPEKTIYLLISDLEDSNDYKCMHNSVKGIIEARSKIFILTALDYDCNESYNKNAAQKLSKLGAKVAAITPNKLAEYVNDIIAK, translated from the coding sequence ATGATAAAATTAGATGATAATATAAATAACACTCTAAATAGATGGCGTCTTATACTCGGAGATTTCGCTGATAATAATATTGAATTGCAAAACGGATTATCAGATATTAATGAATCTTTAAATTTTTTGTATGACAGAGAGTACTCAAAAGAAGACGGTTATTATAATGATGATAATAGTACAACAACAAAGGGCGGTAAAAATAAAAGCAATCTAACTGTGCCAATGTGGGTTTCTAAGATAAGAAAACTCTTTCCAAAAGAAACCGTTCAGATTATGCAGACTCATGCTCTAAATAAATATAATCTAACTGAAATGATTACAGATGAGAATATTTTAAAGGAAATGGAGCCTAATATGGAGCTTCTTAAAAATATTCTAACATTTAGAGATATGATGGATTCTAATGTAAAAAAGCTTGCATATGGAATAGTAAGAGATATTGTAGAAAAACTAAAAAGAAAAATGGAGCAAGATATTAAAAAAGTTTTTTATGGCAAGAAGCTTCCTCATTCTTATACAACTCAAAAAAAAATGTTTAAAAATCTTGATGTAAAAAAAACAATTAGGCACAATTTAAAAAACTATAATACTCAAAATAATACAATATTTGTAGATAAACTTTATTTTAATAACAATATAAGAAACTATAATCCTTGGCATATTATAATACTTATAGATGAAAGCGGCTCTATGCTTGATAGTGTTATATATTCATCTATAATGGCGTCAATATTTGCTAATTTGCCTTATTTATCTGTGAAGCTTATTATATTTGACACTTCCATAGTTGATCTTACTGATTATGTTAAAGACCCAGTAGATACTCTTTTAAAGGTTCAATTAGGTGGTGGGACTGATATTGTTAATGCTTTGGAGTATGCTAAAAAAATTACTGCATTTCCAGAAAAGACAATATATTTACTTATAAGCGATTTGGAAGACAGCAATGATTATAAATGTATGCATAACAGTGTAAAAGGTATTATTGAAGCAAGAAGTAAGATTTTTATATTAACAGCATTAGATTATGATTGTAATGAATCATATAATAAAAATGCTGCTCAAAAACTTTCTAAACTTGGTGCTAAAGTGGCTGCCATTACTCCAAATAAATTAGCAGAGTATGTAAATGATATTATAGCTAAATGA
- a CDS encoding replication-associated recombination protein A: protein MFDFTEEDNSFLPMAERMRPTSIEEVYGQKHILSENKTLRKMIDKDKITSMVFFGPPGVGKSTVASIIAKKTKREYIKLNAVLSNVSEIRDAIKKAEKNLSNEKKTILFIDEIHRFNKSQQDALLPAVENGTIILIGSTTQNPYFYLTNALLSRIMLFEFKNLEDEDIREAVVNAIKDKRGLGEDDIDVEDKAIDLIVKFSHGDVRKALTYLETSYLATQIDETKEKLTITEEIVKDVTTKQALNFDEDEHYNTISAFIKSVRGSDPNAAIYYLARMLESGEDPRYIARRLCILAAEDIGLADPNALNIASSLLNIVEFIGMPEGRIPLAEVTIYLALCPKSNSAYNAINKALKDVRNGELYSIPNYLKDNNSASFDRKSNEDYKYPHDYPYHIIKQDYLEKGIRKNYYEAVEIGEERELKKRYEWIIKHIYD from the coding sequence ATGTTTGATTTTACAGAAGAAGACAACTCATTTCTTCCAATGGCAGAGCGTATGCGTCCCACTTCTATAGAGGAAGTTTATGGGCAAAAGCATATTCTATCAGAAAATAAAACTCTAAGAAAAATGATTGATAAAGATAAAATTACTTCTATGGTTTTTTTTGGTCCTCCGGGAGTTGGAAAATCAACAGTTGCTTCTATAATTGCTAAGAAAACTAAAAGAGAATATATAAAATTAAATGCTGTACTTTCTAATGTGTCTGAAATTAGAGATGCTATTAAAAAGGCAGAAAAAAATCTATCCAACGAAAAAAAGACAATACTTTTTATTGATGAAATACATAGGTTTAATAAATCTCAGCAAGATGCTTTACTTCCCGCTGTAGAAAATGGGACAATTATTCTTATTGGAAGCACAACACAAAATCCTTATTTTTATTTAACTAATGCACTTCTTTCGCGTATAATGCTTTTTGAGTTTAAGAACCTCGAAGATGAAGACATTAGAGAGGCTGTTGTTAATGCTATTAAAGATAAAAGAGGACTCGGCGAAGATGATATTGATGTAGAAGATAAAGCTATAGATTTAATAGTAAAGTTTTCGCATGGAGATGTAAGAAAAGCTTTAACATATCTTGAAACATCATACTTAGCTACACAAATAGATGAAACAAAAGAAAAACTCACAATCACAGAAGAGATAGTAAAAGATGTTACAACCAAGCAGGCATTAAACTTTGATGAAGATGAGCATTACAACACTATTAGTGCTTTTATAAAAAGTGTGAGAGGAAGCGACCCAAATGCAGCAATTTATTATTTGGCAAGAATGCTTGAGTCAGGAGAAGACCCAAGATATATAGCAAGACGCCTTTGCATATTAGCTGCTGAGGACATAGGACTTGCAGACCCTAATGCACTTAATATAGCATCATCGCTTCTTAATATAGTTGAGTTTATAGGTATGCCGGAAGGAAGAATACCTCTTGCAGAGGTTACTATATATTTGGCACTTTGCCCGAAATCTAATTCTGCATATAACGCCATTAACAAAGCATTAAAAGACGTGAGAAACGGAGAGCTTTATTCTATACCGAATTATTTGAAAGATAACAACTCAGCATCATTTGACAGAAAGAGTAATGAAGATTATAAATATCCTCATGATTATCCTTATCATATAATAAAGCAGGACTACTTAGAAAAAGGTATTAGAAAAAATTATTATGAAGCGGTAGAGATAGGAGAGGAAAGAGAGCTTAAGAAAAGATATGAATGGATAATTAAGCATATATATGATTAA
- a CDS encoding GNAT family N-acetyltransferase has protein sequence MTIRKTTANDIDKLLEIFDYAREYMKANNNPNQWVNGYPSREDVEQDIKKNESYVCLDDDNNIIATFCFFIGIEEDYNEIYEGKWLNNNKYGVIHRIATLKNQKGVGSFCMKYCFDICKNMRVDTHKDNIPMQRLLEKEGFTKCGIIKLRRNGAERIAFQKSE, from the coding sequence ATGACTATAAGAAAAACAACTGCTAATGATATAGATAAACTCTTAGAAATATTTGATTATGCCAGAGAATATATGAAAGCAAATAATAATCCAAATCAATGGGTTAATGGTTATCCATCAAGAGAAGATGTAGAACAAGACATTAAAAAAAATGAAAGTTATGTATGTTTAGATGATGATAATAATATAATAGCAACATTTTGTTTTTTTATAGGCATTGAAGAAGATTATAATGAAATATACGAAGGTAAGTGGCTTAATAACAATAAATATGGAGTTATACACAGAATAGCAACTTTAAAAAATCAAAAAGGAGTAGGCTCTTTTTGCATGAAATACTGTTTTGATATATGCAAAAATATGAGAGTAGATACACATAAAGACAATATACCAATGCAAAGGCTTTTAGAGAAAGAAGGTTTTACAAAGTGCGGCATAATAAAATTAAGAAGAAACGGAGCGGAAAGAATAGCTTTTCAGAAGAGCGAATAA
- a CDS encoding DUF4390 domain-containing protein produces the protein MKYLLILFVIISSQLYPYELRLHFARANIYNNTLYANVYVGNDMNFYNNIKKYLDNGIITIFNFRVNLFKENLLLDDSIKDAHFFRRMYYDFFTKEYVMYNSQTMAETRNTNFYELIRNTSQINRIEIINTNNLNIHSEYYFKTRLSIQFENAYPYLNTFFNILTPLQYRIKWLKSNNFYLNKL, from the coding sequence ATGAAATATTTATTAATACTGTTTGTTATAATAAGTTCGCAATTATATCCTTATGAATTAAGACTTCACTTTGCAAGGGCTAATATTTATAATAATACTTTATATGCCAATGTTTATGTTGGAAATGATATGAATTTTTATAATAATATAAAAAAATATTTAGATAACGGCATTATAACTATATTTAACTTTAGAGTTAATTTATTTAAAGAAAATTTATTATTAGATGATAGTATAAAAGATGCCCATTTTTTTAGGAGAATGTATTATGACTTTTTTACTAAAGAATATGTTATGTATAATTCTCAGACTATGGCTGAAACAAGAAATACGAACTTTTATGAATTAATTAGAAATACAAGCCAAATCAATAGAATAGAGATTATTAATACTAATAACCTTAATATACACAGCGAATATTATTTTAAAACAAGACTTTCAATACAGTTTGAAAACGCCTATCCATATTTAAATACTTTTTTTAATATACTTACTCCATTACAATATAGAATTAAATGGTTAAAATCTAATAATTTTTATTTAAATAAATTGTAA
- a CDS encoding NlpC/P60 family protein: MHYFISILIALIFSSYSFAQNYGYDKNYQSYLDENGVEIDDKQKDKVREDIKKWANYYLQKQYKYNERVELTHPTTKEKKKFNFDCSGFVTAVYWSSNIAVFEKQAIMDSSGVKTIYSTLSKYKKIYNDSMPNVGDIVMFDRTTSDTKKLTHAGIVVDVDREEGTVTYVHASTSKGLVEGYINLKYPDLARKDGKVINSYLRRGGGIDSLASKCFNSYGTILDIPLE, encoded by the coding sequence ATGCATTATTTTATTAGTATATTAATTGCTTTAATATTTTCAAGCTATTCATTCGCACAAAATTATGGTTATGATAAAAATTATCAATCATATTTAGATGAAAATGGCGTAGAAATTGATGATAAACAAAAGGATAAAGTTAGAGAAGATATAAAAAAGTGGGCTAACTATTATTTGCAAAAACAATATAAATATAATGAAAGAGTTGAATTAACGCACCCCACTACAAAAGAGAAGAAAAAATTCAATTTTGATTGCTCCGGTTTTGTAACAGCTGTTTATTGGAGTTCTAATATAGCAGTATTTGAGAAGCAAGCCATAATGGACTCTAGCGGAGTAAAAACAATATATTCAACACTTTCAAAATATAAAAAGATATATAATGATAGTATGCCAAATGTTGGCGATATTGTGATGTTTGACAGAACTACATCAGATACAAAAAAACTTACACATGCTGGAATAGTTGTTGATGTAGATAGAGAAGAAGGAACTGTAACTTATGTACATGCCTCTACGAGCAAAGGGCTTGTTGAAGGCTATATAAATTTAAAATATCCTGATTTAGCTAGAAAAGACGGCAAAGTTATTAACAGCTATCTTAGAAGAGGAGGAGGCATAGATTCACTTGCATCAAAATGTTTTAATAGTTATGGTACTATTTTAGATATACCTTTAGAATAA